From the Acidicapsa ligni genome, one window contains:
- a CDS encoding toxin-antitoxin system HicB family antitoxin → MPEEYQRRQCFPLRLSPSMRHEANDLAHQEGISLNHFISLAIAEKISRMEHSAWLKEQKGIKQEKTSLFRVGSDKRV, encoded by the coding sequence ATGCCTGAGGAATATCAAAGACGCCAGTGCTTTCCACTACGTCTATCTCCTTCCATGCGGCACGAAGCCAACGATCTCGCGCACCAGGAAGGTATCTCCCTGAATCACTTCATCAGCCTCGCCATAGCGGAGAAGATCAGCCGCATGGAACATAGCGCATGGTTAAAAGAACAAAAGGGGATAAAGCAGGAAAAGACTTCGCTTTTTCGCGTCGGATCTGACAAGCGCGTCTAA
- a CDS encoding glycoside hydrolase family 30 protein, which translates to MKRKCAVLLSMVITSVLANGQASRPVSAYLTTEDRSALLERQPDAQQWQSTAAANLPVVTVDDAVSMQTIEGFGFALTGGSAQLIHRMSPTARHKLLVELFGNSGDGIGVSYLRLTIGSSDMNDHVYTYDDMPSGEKDSKLKHFSLREDEADVIPVMQEILQVNPKLKILASPWSAPSWMKDNDNSKGGSLLPEFYPAYAKYFVRYIKGMQRHGITIAELTIQNEPLNPKNTPSMVMESKDEATFIREALGPALHGSHLNTKILAWDHNCNHPEYPLTVLNDPQAGPYVAGSAFHLYEGEISALSEVHDAHPDKDIYFTEQMVIENRKGPTLPVANPVERIVIAATRNWSRTVLLWNLAADTTFGPHTSNGGCPVCQGAITLDGDQVQRNIAFYAIAQVSKFVPPASVRVASTGGDDLGNVAFRTPNGQIALLVTNNSKVDRTFVIAWHQQSITAKLAAGSVATYLW; encoded by the coding sequence TTGAAACGAAAATGCGCAGTGCTCCTCAGTATGGTCATCACAAGTGTTCTTGCCAACGGACAGGCAAGCCGGCCCGTCTCTGCGTATTTGACGACAGAGGATCGGAGTGCGCTGCTGGAGCGCCAGCCAGATGCACAGCAATGGCAGAGCACCGCCGCTGCCAATCTTCCCGTGGTCACTGTCGATGATGCGGTATCCATGCAGACAATCGAAGGTTTCGGATTTGCACTTACAGGCGGCAGCGCACAACTGATTCATCGCATGAGCCCCACAGCCCGGCACAAGTTACTGGTAGAGCTCTTCGGCAACTCCGGAGACGGCATCGGGGTGAGCTATCTTCGATTGACCATTGGCTCCTCCGATATGAACGATCATGTTTACACTTACGACGACATGCCGTCCGGTGAGAAGGACAGCAAATTGAAGCACTTCAGCCTGCGCGAAGATGAAGCGGATGTTATCCCCGTGATGCAGGAAATTCTCCAGGTGAATCCGAAACTCAAGATACTTGCCTCGCCGTGGTCCGCTCCCTCCTGGATGAAAGACAACGACAATTCCAAAGGTGGCAGCCTCCTGCCGGAGTTTTACCCCGCGTATGCAAAGTATTTTGTGCGCTATATCAAGGGCATGCAGCGGCATGGAATCACAATTGCCGAGCTGACGATTCAGAACGAGCCGCTGAACCCCAAAAACACGCCCAGCATGGTGATGGAATCGAAGGATGAAGCCACCTTTATTCGCGAAGCATTGGGCCCCGCGTTACATGGCTCGCATCTGAATACCAAGATTTTGGCATGGGACCATAACTGCAATCATCCCGAGTATCCGCTGACCGTTCTCAATGATCCGCAGGCAGGTCCTTATGTTGCTGGCAGCGCCTTTCATCTATATGAAGGAGAGATTTCAGCGCTGTCGGAAGTGCATGACGCGCATCCCGACAAGGACATCTACTTCACCGAACAGATGGTAATTGAAAATCGCAAAGGACCAACGCTGCCTGTCGCCAATCCTGTAGAGCGAATCGTAATTGCAGCAACACGTAACTGGAGCCGCACCGTTCTGCTCTGGAACCTGGCTGCGGATACGACGTTCGGGCCGCATACATCCAACGGTGGCTGCCCCGTTTGCCAGGGCGCTATAACTCTGGATGGAGATCAGGTGCAGAGAAACATCGCTTTCTACGCTATCGCTCAGGTCTCGAAGTTTGTGCCCCCAGCCTCTGTGCGCGTGGCGAGCACCGGCGGCGACGATCTGGGAAACGTGGCCTTCCGCACACCTAACGGACAAATTGCCCTCTTGGTGACGAACAACAGCAAAGTCGATCGAACTTTTGTGATCGCGTGGCACCAGCAGAGCATCACGGCAAAACTGGCCGCTGGCAGTGTTGCTACGTACCTTTGGTGA
- a CDS encoding glycosyl hydrolase family 18 protein produces the protein MLVGYLPCYEGGNFASYSSKLDFTKMTHLNLAFGNPPKCDGVCTAKSNMDFGIKGESDADVDSFVTAAHAAGVKVLISIGGGGGDQLILQFYNAGLSDALVASLDKYVIAHKLDGVDVDIEDPSNMGAPFGVFVKTVVDKFRPRGLLITAAVAKYMQDSMPDSALHQFDFINVMNYASYAGALTQMEFYSINKKVPKNEIVLGVPFFGSNTSDTKEEDYATILAAYPNAWKVDMVGGGLMDDGQAFNYVGEDTMAKETLLGKQYGGIMIWQLLSDAPAPHSLLKVIQKNF, from the coding sequence ATGCTTGTTGGATATCTTCCCTGCTATGAGGGCGGAAACTTTGCGAGTTATTCCAGCAAGTTGGATTTCACAAAGATGACGCACCTGAACCTGGCGTTTGGAAATCCGCCGAAGTGCGATGGGGTTTGCACTGCGAAGAGCAACATGGATTTTGGGATTAAAGGTGAGTCCGATGCGGACGTAGATTCGTTTGTTACAGCCGCACATGCTGCGGGTGTAAAGGTGCTGATCTCGATTGGCGGCGGTGGCGGAGATCAACTGATATTGCAGTTCTACAACGCTGGTCTGTCGGATGCCCTGGTTGCGTCGCTCGACAAATATGTGATTGCGCATAAGCTGGATGGCGTAGATGTGGACATTGAGGATCCGAGCAACATGGGTGCTCCGTTTGGCGTGTTTGTAAAAACGGTAGTCGATAAATTTCGCCCACGAGGACTGCTCATTACTGCGGCGGTCGCGAAGTACATGCAGGATTCGATGCCGGACTCAGCCCTGCATCAGTTCGACTTCATCAACGTAATGAACTACGCCTCGTACGCGGGTGCGCTTACGCAGATGGAGTTCTATTCGATTAACAAGAAGGTGCCGAAGAACGAGATTGTGCTCGGCGTTCCTTTTTTTGGATCGAACACCAGCGACACCAAGGAAGAAGACTACGCGACGATTCTGGCTGCGTATCCGAATGCCTGGAAAGTGGACATGGTTGGAGGCGGGCTGATGGATGATGGCCAGGCTTTCAACTATGTCGGCGAAGATACGATGGCTAAGGAAACTCTACTCGGGAAGCAGTATGGCGGCATCATGATCTGGCAACTGCTGAGCGATGCGCCCGCACCACATTCGCTGCTGAAGGTAATTCAGAAAAACTTCTAA
- a CDS encoding beta strand repeat-containing protein, producing MASLFVMALCVVLAGCGGGGYAGGGITGVSASSVVLDAGQSYEVTANISEPLPVAWSLSGASCSGSTCGTLSTTTGAATTYTAPTGVTAQMKLTLLAAVNGTKSQQSVSVTVNPDPTISGTPSGGVIGSAYTATLVTAGGTGPLTLSLSNGALPPGLAFDASTGVISGTPTTLGTYTFTAKLTDSSTVPYTVKVPETITISPTNLTLTTTNLPNGTVNVPYTGTIIATGGVPPYMCAITGGTLPTGLTLNGCTVSGIPTGPGSSTVIVKVTDTANPVDTTSGPETITISPSALILTATTLPNGTVNVPYTSLIGVSGGVSPYSCAITSGTLPTGLKLTGCTVSGTPTTAGTSTVTVKATDTANPVDTTTGPETIVISPSALTLTATTLPNGTVNVPYTSLIGVSGGVSPYSCAITSGTLPAGLSLSGCTVSGTPTTAGTSTVTVKTTDSANPVDTTTGPETITISPSALTLTATTLPNGTVSVPYTSLIGVSGGVSPYMCAITSGTLPAGLSLSGCTVSGTPTTAGTSTVTVRATDSASPADTVAGPETIIIAPAPMLTISTLPNGTVQVPYSSAITASGGTSPYSCSISSGTLPAGLTLAGCTVSGTPTTAGASNVSVKVTDSASPAKATTKAETIVIAPAPLTLTSTTLPNGTVSVPYSATIGTSGGVGPYICTITSGTLPAGLTLGAGCVVSGTPTTAGTSAVTVRVTDSATPANTVAGPETIIIAPAPLTLTSTKLPNGTVSVPYSATIGTSGGVGPYICAITSGTLPAGLTLGAGCVVSGTPTTPGTSNVTVRVTDSATPANTVVGPEAIIIAPAPLILTSSTLPNGTVNVPYLSLIGVSGGVGPYSCTVTSGTLPAGLTLGAGCVVSGTPTTPGTSTVTVRVTDSATPANTVAGPETIIIAPAPLILTSSTLPNGTVGVAYSSLIGVSGGVSPYSCVITSGTLPAGLTLGAGCVVSGIPTTPGTSTVTVRVTDSATPANTVVGPETIIIAPAPLILTAATLPNGTVGVAYSSLIGVSGGVGPYSCTVISGTLPTGLTLGAGCVVSGTPTTAGTSAVTVRVTDSATPANTVVGPETIIIAPAPLILTSGTLPNGTVNVPYSSIIGVSGGVSPYSCSIASGTLPNGLILNNCTVTGTPTIAGTSTIIVNVSDSAAPADKTSGQETILINPAPLVLTNSTLPNGTVGVPYTTIIGVNGGVSPYMCAVTSGTLPAGLSLTGCTVSGTPTTAGPSTVTVKVTDSASPADTLSGPETITINPAPVLVISTLPNGTVGVVYSATIGASGGISPYSCSITSGTLPTGLSLTGCIVSGTPITAGPSTVTVKVTDSSKPAISFIGSETITIEPAAALSLTATLPGATQNTPYTYQFQATGGTPQYSYTQPMGALPPGITLTSTGLLSGTPTQVGAYSFSVTVTDNSLPQQTVTVPLILLVSYPSSPNNGELKGPYAYLFQGYDDVVAGVLAYQTASVGSFTADGMGGISAGEIDQNHQSSTPAGTTISSEPFLGTYEIDANNDNRGLVTITTLKPDGTVDQTITYAISLKAPVAPATASPEGSLIEYDDNQLVGTRGSGSLLAQVPSAFPNGLVGNYAFGLSGDTPCLISCTVGIATGPVATVGQFTADTGNITSGMADANIASANFSSAQLNGTYEPADTNGRVQMTLINGGINDGLYPADYAVYMVNANEAFVMSTDKHSAYSLLAGTAQQQTQSTFSNASMDGPFVGYENAQTDPGLVGQVLQSVLNFSSATVFRAVGDGAGNCDTTNVDSGGLTALVNSLTGIGNKDLLLEALLGTTSTTGETTCNGVSSIGRGELQYPTPPSLISALLGLLGLPTGAPPPRVFYLVSPNQGYFLETGYAGLGQFEAQTGGPFTLSSVSGNYVEGSIPASSLASINSTGYLTADGAGNINSTYAENIGVGTINVLQITTSTPETYSLSDPTPDSTTTAADAGRYALSDGTTIIYAISPNRFVFIDTNPLTTSPGISLAY from the coding sequence GTGGCTTCTCTCTTTGTTATGGCTCTCTGCGTTGTGCTTGCCGGTTGCGGTGGCGGCGGTTATGCAGGAGGCGGAATCACGGGAGTGTCAGCATCGTCAGTCGTTCTCGACGCTGGGCAATCCTACGAGGTGACGGCAAATATTTCGGAACCTCTTCCCGTCGCATGGTCGCTTTCAGGAGCGAGCTGTTCGGGGAGCACGTGCGGTACGCTTTCTACGACAACAGGCGCGGCAACGACCTATACGGCTCCCACGGGCGTTACTGCGCAGATGAAACTCACGCTCCTGGCCGCTGTGAATGGCACGAAGAGCCAGCAGTCAGTAAGCGTAACCGTGAATCCCGATCCGACGATCAGTGGAACTCCCTCCGGCGGAGTGATCGGCTCGGCATATACGGCGACGCTGGTAACGGCAGGTGGAACGGGCCCTCTGACGCTGAGCTTATCGAACGGAGCTTTGCCTCCAGGCCTTGCATTCGATGCTTCGACGGGTGTGATTTCCGGCACGCCGACAACGCTGGGCACATACACATTTACCGCAAAGCTGACTGACTCCAGCACCGTTCCATACACGGTCAAAGTTCCTGAGACGATCACCATCTCCCCGACAAACCTGACCCTGACAACGACCAACCTTCCGAATGGCACGGTGAACGTGCCCTATACCGGGACGATCATAGCCACCGGCGGAGTACCGCCCTACATGTGCGCAATCACCGGCGGCACGCTGCCAACGGGTTTGACGCTGAACGGTTGCACAGTGAGTGGCATACCGACAGGGCCCGGTTCTTCAACGGTAATCGTGAAGGTGACAGACACTGCAAATCCTGTGGACACGACGTCAGGACCTGAAACGATCACCATCTCTCCATCCGCATTAATACTGACGGCAACCACGCTGCCCAACGGCACGGTGAATGTGCCCTACACGTCACTCATTGGAGTAAGCGGCGGCGTATCACCCTACTCGTGCGCCATCACCAGCGGCACACTGCCAACGGGCTTGAAGCTGACCGGTTGCACGGTAAGCGGTACTCCAACAACGGCTGGGACATCGACCGTAACAGTCAAGGCAACGGACACGGCGAATCCTGTAGACACGACGACCGGACCTGAAACGATCGTCATCTCCCCATCCGCGCTAACGCTGACGGCAACTACGCTGCCCAACGGCACAGTGAATGTACCCTACACGTCACTCATTGGAGTAAGCGGCGGCGTCTCACCCTACTCGTGCGCCATCACCAGCGGCACACTGCCTGCCGGACTTTCGCTTAGCGGTTGCACAGTAAGCGGTACTCCAACGACAGCCGGCACATCGACGGTAACAGTGAAGACGACTGATTCAGCGAATCCTGTAGACACGACGACCGGACCTGAGACGATCACCATCTCCCCATCCGCATTAACACTGACGGCAACCACGCTGCCCAATGGCACAGTGAGTGTTCCCTACACGTCACTCATCGGAGTGAGCGGCGGCGTCTCGCCTTACATGTGCGCCATCACCAGCGGCACACTGCCTGCCGGACTTTCGCTCAGCGGCTGCACGGTGAGCGGCACTCCAACGACAGCCGGCACATCGACCGTAACGGTGAGGGCGACAGACTCGGCAAGTCCTGCGGATACGGTGGCAGGACCAGAGACCATCATCATCGCTCCTGCTCCCATGCTGACCATCTCAACGCTTCCGAACGGCACAGTCCAGGTGCCATACAGTTCTGCGATCACAGCCAGCGGTGGAACCTCGCCCTACTCGTGCTCGATCTCGAGTGGCACACTCCCCGCAGGGCTGACTCTGGCAGGTTGCACGGTAAGCGGTACGCCGACGACTGCTGGCGCTTCCAATGTAAGCGTGAAGGTGACGGACTCCGCCAGTCCTGCAAAAGCAACAACCAAGGCGGAGACGATCGTCATCGCTCCAGCGCCTCTTACCTTGACATCCACAACGCTTCCGAACGGCACAGTGAGCGTGCCTTACTCGGCGACAATCGGCACGAGTGGCGGCGTCGGGCCTTACATATGCACAATCACGAGCGGCACACTGCCCGCAGGCTTGACTCTGGGCGCGGGTTGCGTAGTGAGTGGCACGCCGACCACGGCTGGTACATCGGCCGTAACGGTAAGGGTGACAGATTCGGCAACGCCCGCTAACACGGTTGCTGGGCCGGAGACGATCATCATCGCTCCAGCACCTCTGACACTCACTTCAACCAAGCTTCCGAACGGCACAGTGAGCGTTCCTTACTCGGCGACAATCGGCACGAGTGGCGGCGTCGGGCCTTACATATGCGCAATCACGAGCGGCACATTACCCGCAGGCTTGACGCTTGGCGCGGGTTGCGTGGTGAGCGGCACTCCGACCACCCCAGGCACATCGAACGTAACGGTGAGGGTGACAGATTCGGCAACGCCCGCTAACACAGTGGTTGGGCCGGAGGCGATCATCATCGCTCCAGCGCCTCTGATTCTCACTTCGAGCACTCTTCCGAATGGCACAGTGAATGTACCCTACTTGTCACTCATTGGAGTAAGTGGCGGAGTCGGGCCATACTCCTGCACGGTCACAAGCGGTACATTGCCCGCAGGTTTGACACTGGGCGCGGGATGCGTGGTGAGCGGTACTCCGACCACTCCTGGCACATCGACCGTAACGGTGAGGGTGACGGATTCAGCAACGCCCGCTAACACGGTTGCTGGACCGGAGACGATCATCATCGCTCCAGCGCCTCTGATTCTCACTTCGAGCACGCTTCCGAACGGCACCGTGGGTGTAGCTTACTCGTCACTCATAGGGGTAAGCGGCGGAGTTTCGCCATACTCCTGCGTAATCACGAGCGGCACATTGCCCGCAGGCTTGACGCTGGGGGCGGGATGCGTGGTGAGCGGTATTCCGACCACCCCAGGCACATCGACCGTAACGGTGAGGGTGACAGATTCAGCAACGCCCGCTAACACAGTGGTTGGGCCGGAGACGATCATCATCGCTCCAGCGCCTCTGATCCTGACCGCAGCAACGCTTCCAAACGGCACCGTGGGTGTAGCTTACTCGTCACTCATAGGAGTAAGCGGCGGTGTCGGGCCATATTCCTGCACGGTCATAAGCGGTACATTGCCAACAGGCTTGACGCTGGGCGCCGGTTGCGTAGTGAGCGGCACTCCGACCACGGCTGGCACATCGGCCGTAACGGTGAGGGTGACGGATTCGGCAACGCCCGCTAACACAGTGGTTGGGCCGGAGACGATCATCATCGCTCCAGCGCCTCTGATCCTCACTTCGGGCACGCTTCCCAACGGCACAGTGAATGTGCCCTACTCATCGATCATTGGAGTGAGCGGCGGAGTTTCTCCTTACTCCTGCAGCATCGCCTCAGGCACATTACCAAATGGCCTGATCCTCAATAACTGCACGGTAACGGGAACTCCGACGATTGCCGGAACCAGCACCATCATCGTGAATGTTTCCGACTCCGCCGCTCCTGCGGATAAGACCAGCGGTCAAGAAACGATCCTCATTAACCCAGCGCCCCTGGTTCTAACGAATTCGACTCTGCCCAATGGCACAGTCGGTGTGCCATACACCACAATCATCGGCGTGAACGGCGGCGTCTCGCCTTACATGTGCGCAGTCACCAGCGGCACGCTTCCCGCGGGTCTATCACTGACCGGTTGCACGGTGAGCGGAACTCCAACCACGGCCGGGCCATCGACGGTAACAGTAAAGGTGACGGATTCGGCAAGTCCTGCGGATACGTTGTCCGGACCTGAGACGATCACCATCAACCCGGCTCCAGTGCTGGTCATCTCGACTCTGCCGAATGGCACGGTTGGGGTTGTATACAGCGCGACGATCGGAGCCTCCGGTGGAATATCACCCTACTCCTGCTCGATCACGAGTGGCACACTTCCGACGGGTCTATCACTGACCGGTTGCATCGTGAGCGGAACTCCAATCACGGCCGGGCCATCGACAGTAACCGTAAAGGTGACGGACTCGAGCAAGCCTGCGATCTCCTTTATCGGATCAGAAACCATCACAATCGAACCGGCAGCGGCACTAAGCCTGACAGCAACACTGCCAGGTGCAACTCAGAACACGCCTTACACTTACCAGTTCCAGGCCACTGGTGGCACACCGCAGTACAGCTACACCCAGCCGATGGGCGCTCTGCCTCCCGGTATCACACTCACTTCTACCGGACTGCTCAGCGGTACTCCGACCCAGGTGGGAGCCTACAGCTTCAGCGTAACGGTAACGGACAACTCTTTACCTCAGCAGACTGTGACCGTGCCACTGATTCTCCTGGTAAGTTATCCTTCGAGCCCAAATAACGGGGAGTTGAAAGGACCATACGCCTATCTGTTCCAGGGATACGACGATGTGGTGGCGGGAGTGCTGGCTTATCAGACCGCGTCTGTCGGAAGCTTTACAGCCGATGGCATGGGCGGAATAAGCGCAGGCGAGATCGACCAGAATCATCAATCATCCACGCCGGCTGGAACCACGATAAGCTCCGAACCTTTCCTGGGTACCTATGAGATCGACGCGAACAACGATAACCGTGGGCTCGTGACGATTACTACTCTGAAGCCTGATGGCACAGTCGATCAGACCATCACGTATGCCATCTCGTTGAAGGCTCCAGTCGCACCCGCAACGGCGTCTCCAGAGGGCAGCCTGATTGAATATGACGATAATCAGCTTGTCGGCACACGTGGCTCCGGGTCGCTGCTTGCACAAGTGCCTTCGGCCTTTCCGAACGGACTCGTTGGAAACTACGCTTTCGGTCTATCAGGTGACACCCCCTGCCTGATTTCATGCACGGTGGGTATCGCTACAGGCCCCGTGGCCACGGTGGGTCAGTTCACCGCGGACACTGGCAACATTACCTCGGGCATGGCCGATGCGAATATCGCCAGTGCAAACTTCAGCAGCGCACAACTGAACGGAACGTATGAACCGGCCGACACAAACGGTCGTGTACAGATGACGCTGATAAATGGCGGTATCAACGACGGCCTGTATCCAGCGGACTACGCAGTCTACATGGTCAATGCCAACGAAGCATTTGTGATGTCTACCGACAAGCACTCCGCCTATTCCCTACTGGCCGGTACTGCTCAGCAGCAAACGCAGAGCACGTTCAGTAATGCTTCGATGGACGGCCCGTTTGTCGGGTATGAGAATGCCCAGACAGACCCCGGCCTGGTCGGACAGGTACTGCAGAGTGTGCTGAACTTCTCGTCGGCTACCGTTTTCCGCGCTGTAGGAGATGGCGCCGGTAACTGCGATACAACCAACGTGGACAGCGGCGGCCTGACAGCGCTGGTCAATAGCCTGACCGGCATCGGAAATAAGGATCTGCTGTTGGAGGCCCTGTTGGGAACAACTTCAACAACAGGCGAAACAACATGCAATGGAGTAAGTAGCATTGGTCGTGGAGAGCTGCAGTACCCAACCCCGCCAAGTCTGATTTCGGCGCTGCTTGGCTTGCTCGGTCTACCGACCGGCGCACCGCCACCACGCGTCTTCTACCTCGTATCGCCTAACCAGGGATACTTTCTCGAAACGGGTTACGCGGGGCTTGGCCAATTCGAAGCGCAGACCGGCGGGCCCTTCACCCTGTCGTCCGTCAGTGGAAACTATGTTGAGGGCAGCATCCCTGCAAGCTCTCTGGCAAGTATCAACTCCACTGGCTATCTGACTGCGGATGGTGCGGGAAACATCAACTCTACATACGCGGAGAACATTGGCGTCGGCACGATCAATGTGCTT